A segment of the Oncorhynchus tshawytscha isolate Ot180627B linkage group LG19, Otsh_v2.0, whole genome shotgun sequence genome:
CCGTCTCTGTTTCATCGGCATCATCGTCTTCttcttcctcatcatcatcatcatcatcgtcgtcaTCGTCGTCGTCGTCCTCTTCCTCTTTGTCCGTTTCCTGCTCCTTggtctcctcacccctctcctcctcatctgttctcctctccttctcctctttatcTACCGCCGGCGGCGGCTCGGCCGGAGCTGTAACCAagtcctcttcatcctcttcgTCAtcttccccatcctcctcctcttcctccttctcttcctttacGGCCTCTTTCCAATCCTCcttctcgtcctcctcctcctcggccTGGCCCTCTGGATTGGCTGTGTTGCCATCCCCAGGTGTGGTGGGAGTGGGTGTgggggtctgtgtctctgtctctggagcAGGGCTGGGGGTGGGCTCCCCCTCCTGCTCTGCTGCTGCCTCTGGCATGGGGGGAACCTCTGACTGCTCCTGGGGTAGGGCAGCACCTGAAAGGCGGAGGGGGAGATAAAGAGTGGaggagtgaaaaagagagaagggagagagaggagaaagaaagagggagaaagagagagcgagattgaGCTTCGGTTAGACTGTAGTTGTTTATGAATCAGCCTGGCATTGCTCCTCTCTAGAAGACCTAGTGTGAAAGGTTGGAGGCGGGCccatcctcctcctgttctcatTCACTCCCATTCCACACAGCTCTgagtcacacacactactgaatgCGTGAATAACCAACACATTGAGGGAATGACTATaaaaccatcaccaccaccacactgatTGACAGTCAAAACACATCAACTCACAGGTGTGATTGGTTAGCCTGGTGGGCCTCTCCCTCTCcgcttctccttcctcctcctcgtctccatCCTCTTCATCGTCATCCTCGTCGTCATCGCTCTCACCCAGTGCGACGGCGGGCCCCAGTGCTGCGTTGCGGGGTGTGTGTTTTGGGGAGTGGGTCGACCCCTCACCTTCGGGGCCCTCTGTGGCCCTCTGTTTCTCAGCCTCTTTCTCCAGGGCCTCGATCTCCAGCATGCGTCTCTCCAACAGCTCGGTCTGacgcttctgcttcttcttcagcttcttcttcttgttcttcgaGATCTTCCCcacctagaggagaggagagaggaagaggagaggaggggtctATTACAGCTAGTGACACACTGGCCCATTTGTTGAGCGACTGCAATtagttaaaaaaaacattggacAGCATAATCAGGTTTTTCCTCTGTTTATGAGGTGAATACAAAACGTTGGGCCACTCACCGGTTTGACCTGTGGTGCTGTGCTGACTGTTGGGGATGAAACAGAGTCATACAAAGTCAGAGTCTGGAGAAAGTTCAACTTCAAACAGATCATCCCTCGCACACTCTTGTGTAATATGTACCTCTGAATAAGACCTCATATCTTTTAGACCCTCTTAAAGacttcaaatcaaaaatcaagtCAAATGGTATTAGTCACATATTAGTCACacacaccttacagtgaaatgcttactttacgagcccctaaccaacagtgcagtttcaaaaaatatggatgagaataagagataaaagtaacaagtaattaaagagcagcagtaaaaaataacaatatatacaggagggtgccgttacagagtcaatgtgcgggggcaccggttagttgagatagtatgtacatgtaggtagagttaattaaagtgactatgcatagatgacaaccgagagtggcagtggtgtggagagggggtggggcaatgcaaatctgtctgggtagccatttgactagatgttaaGGGGGGAAaggcattgtcatgccctcttcccgactgtcttggtgtgcttggaccatgttagtttgttggtgatgtggacaccaaggaacttgaagctcccaacctgctccactgcagccccgtcgatgagaatgcaTACCCAATCTTTGGGTGAACTGTGTGAGTTGAAAGGAGGATGTATTCAAAGTAATTCCAGACGGCTTTATTCCCTTGTCCTAGATCCATAGTAATCAACCTTTTCTCCGTGTGTTACGCAATGTCCACATACAGCCCTCATCATTCCCACCTGACTCATAGGTGTGTGTGGAGTCTGAAGATGTGTcagtcacaggaggctgctgaggggagggcggctcataataatgtctggaacggagccagtggaatggcatcaaccacctggaaaccacgtgtttgatgttTTTGATACAATTCCACTTATACCTCTCCAAttaaaggtgccaccaacctcctgtggtgtccaCCGGTGTATGGAACACTTAGAGATTTAGAGATTTGAGATTTGCGAAGAAAAGTAAGGCATGGAATTATAGCTACTTAGAGCTGTCAAAATTCGAGGGATACTATTGGATGAGTTGAGTGTCCAGCCGTGTGATGTCGACACTACTTGACCCCTGGCTCTGCTAGTGACACACACGTGACAGGACAAACAAACAGTACATTTTGAAGCGGATGTTGAAGGAACATCAGGCCTAAGACAATAGGGGAATGTGAGTGGAAGCAAAGAGTGAGCTGGCTAAAGAAAAAAACGCTTAACAACTCCGCTTCccaccctgtcctcctctctctccttgttaaAGGCACGTTTCCGTAATCACTATCAGCTAGCTTTTAGTGGAGCCGCGACCTCTCAAGCAACCTCTTTGCCAATCAAACTAGGAAAGAGCTCTAGCCAAAATGACTAGTTGGCTTAGGCTGGCAAGATGAAGCAACAAACTAAGGGACCGCCGAACTGATTGATTTGTCCGATTGATTCGTCCGTTTGATGAATAGATTAATTAATGCTGTGACAGATATACTGATACACATCAGGGTACTGCTGATCAGAACCAATACTTACTACTATACAGCAAACTACTGAAACTGTGAGACAGATACTTCCCGATACTAGCAATATATCTCGTCTTTCAGCAATAATAATCAAACGGTCTATAATGGATTTGACTCTCATGCACTGATTCAACAAAGACTGAACCTGAGGTCAAGTACAGATCTCTACACGGCTTTAGGGAAGAACACCCACAAGTCATTCAATTCACTATTCACTGTTTAACTTCCAAAACACTTCAGTCTGAAATGAGGACGAGGCTACAATATAACTAACTAtttggcagtggtgtaaagtacttcagtaaaaaatactttaaagtactacttaagtaggtaTCTGTTTTGGATATCTTTACAATACAACTTTACaattcatatttttgacaactgttacttttactccactacattcctaaagaaaataatgtactttacactccatacattttcgctgacacccaaaagtgctcgttacattttgaacgcttagcaggacaggaaaatggtccaattcacacacttatcaagagaacatccctggtcatctctactgcctctgatctggcagacgcactgaacacaaatgcttcgcttgtaaattatgtctgattgttggagtttgcccctggctatccgtaaatgaaaaatacaagaaaatggtgccttctggtttacttaatataaggaatttgaaacgaTTTCTACttttgatatatttttttttagcaattacatttacttttaattcttacatatatttaaaaccaaattattttattcaagtagtattctactgggtgactttcattttctatttaggtatcttcacttttactcaagtttgacaactgggtactttttccCATCACTGATATTTGTATATACATtagcttaaagggatagttcaccttTAAAGTTTGCCAGATGGTTTAGAAAAAAACGGTGATTTTGGGTTATAATTATTCTGATATTTtcttctacagagagagagagagtgaggggaggtgGGCAGTGCTCACTGGTCTGTACCCTACCTGCTGATCCAGAGGGTGGGGGCGCCCCGGCCTTCTGCCATTCTGTTGCCTCCACGGCCATGCGGCGGACAAACGCATCGTCCACACACATCAGGATGTTCTCCGGCTTGATGTCCGTGTGGACGATCTTACACTTGCTGTGGAGGTAGTCCAAGCCCTGCAGAAcctacacacacaggaacacaagcgtgcccaaacgcacacacacacacgaacacacacaaaaacaaacccATCCCAGATTAAACACGCACCGATGCAACGCTAAATGAACCATTCCTTTCATCTTAGTCATCTTCCATTTGGGACAAGGCTGCTGTTGTTTTTCTGTTTGTTGTTTacacgtgcttgtgtgtgtgtgtgtggggggggggggttgcacAGTTGCCCGTGTTTGTTTTCAGGCGCTTTGCATTGAAGTTGAGAACAGTTTCTATTCATCTTCAGCGGGCCTTTCAAGTAGGAGAAGCAGCGGCTTAGTTGCGTGAGCAGCAGCAGAGATGAGGGGATAAGTTCAGTCCACATGCTGCTCTGCTCTTAAGGGGGAAGGGGAAATGCCTGTGAAGGTCAACAACATGTACTACCCTGGCCTGGCCTGAGGTACTGCCTCTGGCTGGGGAAATCCCTAGCGTTCCTCTCTGATGGTGCTAATAAAGAGTGTTGATGGAAGTGAATGTgacatgtgaatgtgtgtgtgtagggagtgtATGTGTGAAAGGATATTGATGAGGATGTGTGTTCAGGTGTTGGtgaacatttgtgtgtgtgtgtgtgtgtgtgcatgtgtgtgtgtggcataccTGTTTGATAATACTCTTGACACAGGGTAGAGGAAGACCCTGGTAGTTGGACTTGATGATCCATTTTAGAAGGTGGTGCCCCAGAACCTCAAACACCATACACACATCTGGGACAGCTGGTCAAGGAGGACCACGGCTTTATAATGCACATAGAGGAAgtcataggtaataaacagaacATTTCTGCACTGTTTTCTGCATGTTTCTGCactcatgaatacacacacacattactataTTATATGTAGTAAAATGTTCAGGCTTCAAACAGTTAAGTATATGTTATCAAAATGCATTCGGCCTCCGGGTCATTGCAAAGCGGTGTGTAACGCACTGATGAAGCCTTCTGTTGCATTTCCATTCGCGGTATGAGATGCTGTAGCAGCAGCTCTGGAGCTGCCTGACAGATTTTATGCTCAAAGGCTCTGCATCTGTACGCGTGCGATAAACAAGGTGCATAACAAATACACTGTACCCGCacgccaatttaattccactcaATTATGCAAATTGCCCTATAGACCAataagcatgaccagtcaaaCGTATTTACATCGACTGGTATTTTTTTATCAATGAATAtgctaaaaagcattattttgcaatGGGATTCTTTCTTCTTTTCCAGGACAATGGGCAGGCAGCAATTTTATTTATCggcttttcaattttttttatcgGCCAAAAGCCGCCTATTACtagctaacggaaaccctgacacacatacacaccctctgCTGATAAGGATACGTATTCCGTTAATTCCAGAGATCTTGAAGTCGTCTATCAGCTGAACCACCATCTCTTTGTTTTGGTCAGAGGGGTCACTCTCTCTCACCTGGAGAGGGATGAGGacggagggtgtgtgagagagaggtgtgagaaaCACatggggaaacacacacacacgtcccaccCACACATTTTGATGACCCAGAGTCCCCTACTCACACATCTGAGCAGTTTGATCTCATCCAGGGCTGTCTCTGTGTAGTGCTGAGCACTCTTCACCACCTTCATCGCCACAAAGTTCTTCACCCTGAAACAGCAAACAGTGTCACATACAGTGTCATCCTTAACATTATTGACTACAACGGAGCTAGCTATTCAACACTGGACGTGAACCAATGATGCTTACTGGTAATGTTTTCATAgcaaatacattatgacagaacctgcaggaggggggggggattttACTGTGTAAGTGATTGAATTGGGGCGAAGTGAGTATATGGGCCAGCTGTGTAATGTAACCTAGTGAAAGGTGATATTCTGACACTAATACTGTTAACACTTTGGCACTATGTGTAATCACACTGCAGCTGCtactgctatgtgtgtgtgtgtgtgtgtgtgtgtgtgtgtgtgtgtgtgtgtgtgtgtgtgtgtgtgtgtgtgtgtgtgtgtgtgtgtgtgactcactgGATGTCCCAGCACAGCCACACGGTGGAGAAGTGACCCCAGCCCAGCTTGCGTATTACGTGGTACCTCCCGTTGAACAAGTCCCCTATCTTCACCGGATGGTatccacctgagagagagagagaggaagagacggagagagagagaaagagagaggaagagagagagagagaggaatagagagagaggaagagatggagagagagagagagagagaggaagagagagagagaggaagagggagagagtgagaggaagagacagagagagagagagagaggaagagacagacagagagagacagagagagagaggaagagatggagagagagagaaagagagagaaagagagagagagaaagagagaggaagagagaggaagagagagagagagagaggaagagagagaaaagagagagagagagagagagagagagaggagaggaagagacagagagagagagagagaaagagagagagagagagagagagagagagagagagagagagagagagagagagagagagagagagagagagtgagagagagagagagagagagagagagagagagaaagagagagagagagagagagaggaagagagagagagaaagagaaagagagagagagaagagagagagagagagagagagagagggagagagagagagggaagagagagagagagagggagagagaagaggaaagagagagaggaagagagagagaggaagagagagagaggaagagacggagagagagactgttaaagTGGATCTAGACAATCCGGATACTGATACTTTGAGACAATCTGAAATGATGCCATtagtgggggtgtgtgggggggtgggtggattaaaacagagaaaatgagaggaggctagaggaagagagacacagcgacagcATCTTCAGTCTTCAGCCAATCCCGTGAAACCCTGTgggagagggatatagaggacgaatgagagaaagaggggaagagcgatggagagatagacagacgtAAACCCTATGGGAGAAGAGTCTCCCCAGTTCCTTAGAGCTATGTGTCTCTTCCGTGAAGAGGCCACTCCCTCTTGGCACAGACAACAACCTTGAGCCTTGGTGCTGGTGCCAAGCATACAGAGTTGCTGGCAAGAGTCACACTGCTACAAATTACATTATAACCCAGGGAAGATAAAGGAGattaagagggagagaaagagagagcgagagagcgagagagagaaagagaaagagagtaagagggagagaaagagagagagagagagattgaaagagagagacagagaaagagagagaaagagagagagagagaaagagagagagagagaaagagagagaaagagagagagagagagagagagagagagagagagagagagagagagcgggagagagagagagagagaaagagagggagcgggagagagagagagagagagagagaaagagagggagcgagagagcgagagaggagaacaaGATACGGGCTTAAGTGTATTGGGGTATGGGGTAACAGCTATGTGTCTGGGGAGGGGGGGTTGTTTGCGGGCATGTGTgtatgcctgcgtgtgtgtgcgcgtgtgtgtgagtcagtgagtgagagtccaaaaggtagagagaaaggggaaggagacgAGTGATGTGTGTGATTgtcataggtgtgtgtgtgtgtctccctccaccTTTGCAGTAGTCTGCCGGGTCCTCCTGCTCCTCATCGTCAGAGCCTAGGATCTCCTCCTCTGGCTCTGGGGGGACGGCCGGCtcaggagggggtggagggggcggCGGGAGAGGGGGGGCAGACACTGGGGCTTTTTGCTGGGTCTCAGGcctgacggagagagagaggaagagagaaatacTGTTACAACCTGAATTGGATTGTGTACTCACAACAATTACAATCATCACTGCGGTCAAACAG
Coding sequences within it:
- the LOC112218165 gene encoding SRSF protein kinase 2 isoform X4, with product MSSRKVMAIQARKRRPKGKKDKAAHGKRPETQQKAPVSAPPLPPPPPPPPEPAVPPEPEEEILGSDDEEQEDPADYCKGGYHPVKIGDLFNGRYHVIRKLGWGHFSTVWLCWDIQVKNFVAMKVVKSAQHYTETALDEIKLLRCVRESDPSDQNKEMVVQLIDDFKISGINGIHVCMVFEVLGHHLLKWIIKSNYQGLPLPCVKSIIKQVLQGLDYLHSKCKIVHTDIKPENILMCVDDAFVRRMAVEATEWQKAGAPPPSGSAVSTAPQVKPVGKISKNKKKKLKKKQKRQTELLERRMLEIEALEKEAEKQRATEGPEGEGSTHSPKHTPRNAALGPAVALGESDDDEDDDEEDGDEEEEGEAERERPTRLTNHTCAALPQEQSEVPPMPEAAAEQEGEPTPSPAPETETQTPTPTPTTPGDGNTANPEGQAEEEEDEKEDWKEAVKEEKEEEEEDGEDDEEDEEDLVTAPAEPPPAVDKEEKERRTDEEERGEETKEQETDKEEEDDDDDDDDDDDDDEEEEDDDADETETGADDLSNSTSTATGQNNNTHKTNGHVLLGGEERERERGPRANHPVPTSSPIHLHCPLVESEFSCTDRDQSSLSSFYELFNGEVVTPGLTNGAQRHRGTAPRFPELPLDPDPGIPVTVGGAGQPGGATSPHSPNADRSRTVSLSSTGDMPKDDVVLAKAKAADLLVNPLDPRNADTLRVKIADLGNACWVHKHFTEDIQTRQYRSIEVLIGAGYSTPADIWSTACMAFELATGDYLFEPHSGEDYSRDEDHIALITELLGKVPRKVVAAGRYSREFFSKKGELRHITKLKPWSLFDVLVEKYGWAPEDAGHFTHFLLPMLEMVPEKRASAGDCLSHPWLNS
- the LOC112218165 gene encoding SRSF protein kinase 2 isoform X5 — encoded protein: MSSRKVMAIQARKRRPKGKKDKAAHGKRPETQQKAPVSAPPLPPPPPPPPEPAVPPEPEEEILGSDDEEQEDPADYCKGGYHPVKIGDLFNGRYHVIRKLGWGHFSTVWLCWDIQVKNFVAMKVVKSAQHYTETALDEIKLLRCVRESDPSDQNKEMVVQLIDDFKISGINGIHVCMVFEVLGHHLLKWIIKSNYQGLPLPCVKSIIKQVLQGLDYLHSKCKIVHTDIKPENILMCVDDAFVRRMAVEATEWQKAGAPPPSGSAVSTAPQVKPVGKISKNKKKKLKKKQKRQTELLERRMLEIEALEKEAEKQRATEGPEGEGSTHSPKHTPRNAALGPAVALGESDDDEDDDEEDGDEEEEGEAERERPTRLTNHTCAALPQEQSEVPPMPEAAAEQEGEPTPSPAPETETQTPTPTPTTPGDGNTANPEGQAEEEEDEKEDWKEAVKEEKEEEEEDGEDDEEDEEDLVTAPAEPPPAVDKEEKERRTDEEERGEETKEQETDKEEEDDDDDDDDDDDDDEEEEDDDADETETGADDLSNSTSTATGQNNNTHKTNGHVLLGGEERERERGPRANHPVPTSSPIHLHCPLVESEFSCTDRDQSSLSSFYELFNGEVVTPGLTNGAQRHRGTAPRFPELPLDPDPGIPVTVGGAGQPGGATSPHSPNADRSRTVSLSSTGDMPKDDVVLAKAKAADLLVNPLDPRNADTLRVKIADLGNACWVHKHFTEDIQTRQYRSIEVLIGAGYSTPADIWSTACMAFELATGDYLFEPHSGEDYSRDEDHIAHIIELLGVIPRHFALSGKYSREFFNRRGELRHITKLKPWSLFDVLVEKYGWAPEDAGHFTHFLLPMLEMVPEKRASAGDCLSHPWLNS
- the LOC112218165 gene encoding SRSF protein kinase 2 isoform X1, which produces MSSRKVMAIQARKRRPKGKKDKAAHGKRPETQQKAPVSAPPLPPPPPPPPEPAVPPEPEEEILGSDDEEQEDPADYCKGGYHPVKIGDLFNGRYHVIRKLGWGHFSTVWLCWDIQVKNFVAMKVVKSAQHYTETALDEIKLLRCVRESDPSDQNKEMVVQLIDDFKISGINGIHVCMVFEVLGHHLLKWIIKSNYQGLPLPCVKSIIKQVLQGLDYLHSKCKIVHTDIKPENILMCVDDAFVRRMAVEATEWQKAGAPPPSGSAVSTAPQVKPVGKISKNKKKKLKKKQKRQTELLERRMLEIEALEKEAEKQRATEGPEGEGSTHSPKHTPRNAALGPAVALGESDDDEDDDEEDGDEEEEGEAERERPTRLTNHTCAALPQEQSEVPPMPEAAAEQEGEPTPSPAPETETQTPTPTPTTPGDGNTANPEGQAEEEEDEKEDWKEAVKEEKEEEEEDGEDDEEDEEDLVTAPAEPPPAVDKEEKERRTDEEERGEETKEQETDKEEEDDDDDDDDDDDDDEEEEDDDADETETGADDLSNSTSTATGQNNNTHKTNGHVLLGGEERERERGPRANHPVPTSSPIHLHCPLVESEFSCTDRDQSSLSSFYELFNGEVVTPGLTNGAQRHRGTAPRFPELPLDPDPGIPVTVGGAGQPGGATSPHSPNADRSRTVSLSSTGDMPKDDVVLAKAKAADLLVNPLDPRNADTLRVKIADLGNACWVHKHFTEDIQTRQYRSIEVLIGAGYSTPADIWSTACMAFELATGDYLFEPHSGEDYSRDEDHIAHIIELLGVIPRHFALSGKYSREFFNRRDHIALITELLGKVPRKVVAAGRYSREFFSKKGELRHITKLKPWSLFDVLVEKYGWAPEDAGHFTHFLLPMLEMVPEKRASAGDCLSHPWLNS
- the LOC112218165 gene encoding SRSF protein kinase 2 isoform X3; translation: MSVNSEKSSSPERPETQQKAPVSAPPLPPPPPPPPEPAVPPEPEEEILGSDDEEQEDPADYCKGGYHPVKIGDLFNGRYHVIRKLGWGHFSTVWLCWDIQVKNFVAMKVVKSAQHYTETALDEIKLLRCVRESDPSDQNKEMVVQLIDDFKISGINGIHVCMVFEVLGHHLLKWIIKSNYQGLPLPCVKSIIKQVLQGLDYLHSKCKIVHTDIKPENILMCVDDAFVRRMAVEATEWQKAGAPPPSGSAVSTAPQVKPVGKISKNKKKKLKKKQKRQTELLERRMLEIEALEKEAEKQRATEGPEGEGSTHSPKHTPRNAALGPAVALGESDDDEDDDEEDGDEEEEGEAERERPTRLTNHTCAALPQEQSEVPPMPEAAAEQEGEPTPSPAPETETQTPTPTPTTPGDGNTANPEGQAEEEEDEKEDWKEAVKEEKEEEEEDGEDDEEDEEDLVTAPAEPPPAVDKEEKERRTDEEERGEETKEQETDKEEEDDDDDDDDDDDDDEEEEDDDADETETGADDLSNSTSTATGQNNNTHKTNGHVLLGGEERERERGPRANHPVPTSSPIHLHCPLVESEFSCTDRDQSSLSSFYELFNGEVVTPGLTNGAQRHRGTAPRFPELPLDPDPGIPVTVGGAGQPGGATSPHSPNADRSRTVSLSSTGDMPKDDVVLAKAKAADLLVNPLDPRNADTLRVKIADLGNACWVHKHFTEDIQTRQYRSIEVLIGAGYSTPADIWSTACMAFELATGDYLFEPHSGEDYSRDEDHIAHIIELLGVIPRHFALSGKYSREFFNRRDHIALITELLGKVPRKVVAAGRYSREFFSKKGELRHITKLKPWSLFDVLVEKYGWAPEDAGHFTHFLLPMLEMVPEKRASAGDCLSHPWLNS
- the LOC112218165 gene encoding SRSF protein kinase 2 isoform X6, yielding MSSRKVMAIQARKRRPKGKKDKAAHGKRPETQQKAPVSAPPLPPPPPPPPEPAVPPEPEEEILGSDDEEQEDPADYCKGGYHPVKIGDLFNGRYHVIRKLGWGHFSTVWLCWDIQVKNFVAMKVVKSAQHYTETALDEIKLLRCVRESDPSDQNKEMVVQLIDDFKISGINGIHVCMVFEVLGHHLLKWIIKSNYQGLPLPCVKSIIKQVLQGLDYLHSKCKIVHTDIKPENILMCVDDAFVRRMAVEATEWQKAGAPPPSGSAVSTAPQVKPVGKISKNKKKKLKKKQKRQTELLERRMLEIEALEKEAEKQRATEGPEGEGSTHSPKHTPRNAALGPAVALGESDDDEDDDEEDGDEEEEGEAERERPTRLTNHTCAALPQEQSEVPPMPEAAAEQEGEPTPSPAPETETQTPTPTPTTPGDGNTANPEGQAEEEEDEKEDWKEAVKEEKEEEEEDGEDDEEDEEDLVTAPAEPPPAVDKEEKERRTDEEERGEETKEQETDKEEEDDDDDDDDDDDDDEEEEDDDADETETGADDLSNSTSTATGQNNNTHKTNGHVLLGGEERERERGPRANHPVPTSSPIHLHCPLVESEFSCTDRDQSSLSSFYELFNGEVVTPGLTNGAQRHRGTAPRFPELPLDPDPGIPVTVGGAGQPGGATSPHSPNADRSRTVSLSSTGDMPKAKAKAADLLVNPLDPRNADTLRVKIADLGNACWVHKHFTEDIQTRQYRSIEVLIGAGYSTPADIWSTACMAFELATGDYLFEPHSGEDYSRDEDHIALITELLGKVPRKVVAAGRYSREFFSKKGELRHITKLKPWSLFDVLVEKYGWAPEDAGHFTHFLLPMLEMVPEKRASAGDCLSHPWLNS
- the LOC112218165 gene encoding SRSF protein kinase 2 isoform X2; amino-acid sequence: MSSRKVMAIQARKRRPKGKKDKAAHGKRPETQQKAPVSAPPLPPPPPPPPEPAVPPEPEEEILGSDDEEQEDPADYCKGGYHPVKIGDLFNGRYHVIRKLGWGHFSTVWLCWDIQVKNFVAMKVVKSAQHYTETALDEIKLLRCVRESDPSDQNKEMVVQLIDDFKISGINGIHVCMVFEVLGHHLLKWIIKSNYQGLPLPCVKSIIKQVLQGLDYLHSKCKIVHTDIKPENILMCVDDAFVRRMAVEATEWQKAGAPPPSGSAVSTAPQVKPVGKISKNKKKKLKKKQKRQTELLERRMLEIEALEKEAEKQRATEGPEGEGSTHSPKHTPRNAALGPAVALGESDDDEDDDEEDGDEEEEGEAERERPTRLTNHTCAALPQEQSEVPPMPEAAAEQEGEPTPSPAPETETQTPTPTPTTPGDGNTANPEGQAEEEEDEKEDWKEAVKEEKEEEEEDGEDDEEDEEDLVTAPAEPPPAVDKEEKERRTDEEERGEETKEQETDKEEEDDDDDDDDDDDDDEEEEDDDADETETGADDLSNSTSTATGQNNNTHKTNGHVLLGGEERERERGPRANHPVPTSSPIHLHCPLVESEFSCTDRDQSSLSSFYELFNGEVVTPGLTNGAQRHRGTAPRFPELPLDPDPGIPVTVGGAGQPGGATSPHSPNADRSRTVSLSSTGDMPKAKAKAADLLVNPLDPRNADTLRVKIADLGNACWVHKHFTEDIQTRQYRSIEVLIGAGYSTPADIWSTACMAFELATGDYLFEPHSGEDYSRDEDHIAHIIELLGVIPRHFALSGKYSREFFNRRDHIALITELLGKVPRKVVAAGRYSREFFSKKGELRHITKLKPWSLFDVLVEKYGWAPEDAGHFTHFLLPMLEMVPEKRASAGDCLSHPWLNS
- the LOC112218165 gene encoding SRSF protein kinase 2 isoform X7, producing the protein MSSRKVMAIQARKRRPKGKKDKAAHGKRPETQQKAPVSAPPLPPPPPPPPEPAVPPEPEEEILGSDDEEQEDPADYCKGGYHPVKIGDLFNGRYHVIRKLGWGHFSTVWLCWDIQVKNFVAMKVVKSAQHYTETALDEIKLLRCVRESDPSDQNKEMVVQLIDDFKISGINGIHVCMVFEVLGHHLLKWIIKSNYQGLPLPCVKSIIKQVLQGLDYLHSKCKIVHTDIKPENILMCVDDAFVRRMAVEATEWQKAGAPPPSGSAVSTAPQVKPVGKISKNKKKKLKKKQKRQTELLERRMLEIEALEKEAEKQRATEGPEGEGSTHSPKHTPRNAALGPAVALGESDDDEDDDEEDGDEEEEGEAERERPTRLTNHTCAALPQEQSEVPPMPEAAAEQEGEPTPSPAPETETQTPTPTPTTPGDGNTANPEGQAEEEEDEKEDWKEAVKEEKEEEEEDGEDDEEDEEDLVTAPAEPPPAVDKEEKERRTDEEERGEETKEQETDKEEEDDDDDDDDDDDDDEEEEDDDADETETGADDLSNSTSTATGQNNNTHKTNGHVLLGGEERERERGPRANHPVPTSSPIHLHCPLVESEFSCTDRDQSSLSSFYELFNGEVVTPGLTNGAQRHRGTAPRFPELPLDPDPGIPVTVGGAGQPGGATSPHSPNADRSRTVSLSSTGDMPKAKAKAADLLVNPLDPRNADTLRVKIADLGNACWVHKHFTEDIQTRQYRSIEVLIGAGYSTPADIWSTACMAFELATGDYLFEPHSGEDYSRDEDHIAHIIELLGVIPRHFALSGKYSREFFNRRGELRHITKLKPWSLFDVLVEKYGWAPEDAGHFTHFLLPMLEMVPEKRASAGDCLSHPWLNS